A part of Parus major isolate Abel unplaced genomic scaffold, Parus_major1.1 Scaffold435, whole genome shotgun sequence genomic DNA contains:
- the LOC107199106 gene encoding dynein regulatory complex protein 1-like, with the protein MEQGESGAVPGPQLEPTEPEPHPEPNPEPHPDPEPDPGADPDPDPGADPDPGTDPCPDPCPGADPGPDPGPGADPGPEPESGADLERQQRIAARRNRLDARRREALGEKVEQQEEEEEKEEERKSLKLIQETGKVLAKLLFHGTQLVTNVQVESDLREWRRREKEGPEKLRRLEKLETEAKRGAEKLSEINSRWGSAEELKVPQELWELLEQQQEQCQQLLAEKNRLIQELRQELQARDERYEQALKEQAEEIRLLLERMEEQTRNMLRTYRHHLRQIEKTFEEERREMLANNRKRWNEAIQAHNEQELEFLRQRMERAREFEQQLNELQAESVESYDRMKSQLEQDVQYLEKKLRQMKGMFHLNQVKLEYNLDVLRQLDLENSTLRSLQKRKITRFQTCLSLLRERMVRQEEKFQEEKRSLEWELQRVTGQFQETRSRMRQLSQSSAERFRQVWIVNEEEAKALIREALDADRIIHVQQLGIPWEEPPLGFLENVGPLGGRREKRDALQVATELLEGIKSGKREREGRRSRKKGGEGRKEKQENSEQRVTSQPNIPRKTLRKMLELLSEESIPGSGSIPTVSAPPGLLQPIPRLSHPWIFPALPPLSRISRGAPPAPRKFLTEFPLFQTLRIEDEDDLRKLLDYFLDFDSQKATKRQDIPGGEDPTDPAQERGNVGSHSQRDELRSPGNSIRADDILGILKEFLRDFAKLRDEGPPREIQDVRDNSKDGEYWESLSAVIPEPTLKLWDALGAALREYHKVLTRRSELFSEAAALQRQNSELGILLEEYLGSAGGR; encoded by the exons ATGGAGCAGGGGGAGAGCGGGGCGGTCCCGGGACCGCAGCTGGAACCGACAGAGCCCGAACCTCATCCCGAGCCCAATCCCGAACCTCATCCCGATCCCGAACCCGATCCCGGGGctgatcccgatcccgatcccgggGCTGATCCCGATCCTGGGACTGATCCCTGTCCCGATCCCTGTCCCGGGGCTGATCCCGGTCCAGATCCCGGTCCCGGGGCTGATCCCGGGCCCGAACCCGAGTCCGGGGCGGATTTGGAGCGGCAGCAGCGAATCGCCGCCCGTCGGAATCGCCTCGATGCCCGGCGCCG GGAAGCCCTTGGGGAGAaggtggagcagcaggaggaggaggaggagaaggaagaggagaggaagagccTGAAGCTGATCCAGGAGACCGGgaag GTCCTGGCCAAGCTCCTGTTCCACGGGACGCAGCTGGTGACCAACGTCCAGGTGGAATCCGATCTCCGGGAATGGCGGAGGCGGGAAAAGGAGGGCCCGGAGAAGCTGAGGAG gctggaaaagctggagacGGAGGCCAAGCGCGGCGCGGAAAAGTTGTCGGAGATCAACTCCAGGTGGGGCTCGGCCGAGGAGCTGAAGGTGCCGCAGGAATTGTGGGAattgctggagcagcagcaggagcagtgccagcagctcctggccgAGAAGAACCGGCTGATCCAAGAGCTCCGGCAG gagctgcaggccaGGGATGAGCGGTACGAGCAGGCCCTGAAGGAGCAGGCGGAGGAGATCCGTCTGCTCCTGGAGAGGATGGAAGAGCAGACCCGGAACATGCTCAGGACCTACCGGCACCACCTCCGGCAGATCGAG AAAACCTTTGAGGAGGAGCGCCGGGAAATGCTGGCCAACAACAGGAAAAGATGGAACGAGGCCATCCAGGCCCACAACGAGCAGGAG CTGGAATTCCTGCGGCAGCGGATGGAGAGGGCGCGGGAgtttgagcagcagctgaacgAGCTGCAGGCCGAGAGCGTGGAGAGCTACGACCGCatgaaatcccagctggaacAGGACGTGCAG TACCTGGAGAAGAAGCTGCGTCAGATGAAGGGAATGTTCCACCTGAACCAGGTGAAGCTGGAATACAACCTGGATGTGCTCCGGCAGCTGGACCTGGAAAATTCCACGCTCCGATCCCTGCAGAAGCGGAAAATCACCCG GTTCCAGACGTGCCTCAGCCTCCTGAGGGAGAGGATGGTCCGGCAGGAGGAGAAGTTCCAGGAGGAGAAGCGGAGCCTGGAATGGGAGCTGCAGCGGGTCACGGGGCAGTTCCAGGAGACGCGGAGCCGGATGAG GCAGCTGTCGCAGAGCAGCGCCGAGCGGTTCCGGCAGGTTTGGATCGTCAACGAGGAGGAGGCCAAGGCGCTGATCCGGGAAGCGCTGGATGCCGACCGGATCATCCACgtccagcagctgggaattccctgggaaGAGCCGCCCCTGGGATTCCTGGAGAACGTGGGACCCCTGGGAGGCCGCCGGGAGAAGCGGGACGCCCTGCAGGTGGCCACAGAACTGCTGGAAG GGATCAAATCCGGGAAAAGGGAGCgggaagggaggaggagcaggaagaaaggcggagaggggaggaaggaaaagcaggaaaactcGGAGCAAAGGGTCACCAGCCAGCCCAACATTCCCAGGAAAACCCTCCGGAAAATGCTGGAGCTCCTGAGCGAGGAGTCG ATTCCCGGCTCAGGATCCATCCCGACGGTCTCAGCACCTCCAGGACTTCTCCAGCCCATTCCCAGACTTTCCCACCCGTGGATATTCCCGGCTCTCCCTCCCTTATCCCGCATTTCCAGAGGGGCTCCCCCCGCTCCCAGAAAATTCCTGACGGAATTCCCGCTTTTCCAGACCCTCCGGATCGAGGACGAGGATGACCTGCGCAAACTCCTGGATTATTTCCTGGATTTCGATTCCCAGAAAGCCACCAAAAGACAG GACATCCCGGGAGGGGAAGATCCCACGGATCCGGCTCAGGAGCGAGGGAATGTCggatcccattcccagaggGATGAGCTCCGGTCCCCCGGGAATTCCATCCGAGCAGACGATATCCTGGGAATCCTGAAGGAATTCCTGCGGGATTTCGCCAAGCTGAG GGACGAAGGCCCCCCCAGGGAGATCCAGGACGTCCGGGACAATTCCAAGGACGGGGAATACTGGGAATCCCTGAGCGCCGTCATTCCCGAGCCCACGCTCAAACTTTGGGACGCGCTGGGAGCCGCGCTCCGGGAATACCA caaagtGCTGACCCGGAGATCCGAGCTCTTTTCCGAGGCCGCCGCCCTGCAGCGGCAGAACTCGGAGCTGGGAATTCTGCTGGAGGAATATCTGGGATCGGCGGGAGGCCGGTGA